In Ptiloglossa arizonensis isolate GNS036 chromosome 6, iyPtiAriz1_principal, whole genome shotgun sequence, a single window of DNA contains:
- the LOC143148514 gene encoding uncharacterized protein LOC143148514, with product MSYSDSSKIRWHLMALFNAAKKKRNNHCPFSSRSRNPTRIIGPLLRRITVSRKKRETIAPERAPWRSFREKNGFRAERTPVSALRKDFYRFAYQPARLLVASSLLATKGLPSSGILAGHALAFFSRGNHAVFHVVIFLGYCVGGGIVIVSSTLKLSR from the coding sequence ATGAGTTACAGCGACAGCTCGAAGATCCGATGGCATCTGATGGCTTTGTTTAAcgcggcaaaaaaaaaaagaaacaaccacTGCCCTTTTTCTTCACGGTCCCGAAATCCGACGCGAATAATTGGCCCACTGCTACGCAGGATCACGGtttctcgaaagaaacgagagacaaTAGCCCCGGAGCGGGCACCGTGGCGTTCGTTCCGCGAGAAAAACGGATTTCGCGCGGAAAGAACGCCAGTTAGCGCTCtacgaaaggatttttatcgtttcgcgtaccaACCAGCCCGGTTGCTTGTTGCAAGCTCTCTGTTAGCGACCAAGGGATTACCTTCCTCTGGTATATTAGCCGGCCATGCACTGGCGTTCTTTTCGCGTGGGAACCACGCCGTCTTTCATGTTGTTATTTTTCTTGGGTATTGTGTCGGAGGAGGAATTGTAATCGTGTCGTCGACTCTGAAACTTTCTCGTTAA